TCGTTTCGGCGGGCTCAACAACTGATAAGTGAGCACTCGTATGAACAGGCGATTTCGATCCTAAGCGATGTGCCGGCAGCACTTCGTACGAGAGAGTTGGAGAAACTGCTGGAACGCTCCAAGTCCGTTCGCCAAGAGTTGCTTCAATTGAGTGGCGAAATCCGTCAGGCAATGGAGCAGAAGGAATACACGGGCTTGCTCCTTAAGATCGAACGCCTCCTGTCGCTAAAGCCAGGGCATACGCAGGCCCAAGGAATTGCGAATCAGTTGCGCGAGCACTTTTATAAACAGGCAAAAGCCAAAGTCGCTACCTGCCGGTATGCAGATGCGGTTGATATCCTGACTCAAATTCCCGAGTCGTTTCGAACCCCCGAAACAAACACGCTTGAGGATTCCGCCTCCGAGTTGGCGGCCCTGCTGAATAGCGTGCAGAACGAACCCTTGGCTATCGGCTCGTTGCAGGGAATCGCAGACAAACTTGGCAAGTTTGCCCCCCAGAATCAAGAAGTGACGAAGCTTCGCCAACGGCTGGCCGATCGCTTAGCCAAGGCCCCTTCGCAAGAACGAATGGCCGCTGCCGATTGGCAACCTGCACCGGTCAAGTCGGCAATCGGGCCTCCTGTCGACTGGCTTGCACACTTTACCCGCGTGCAATCCCTAGACGAAAAAGTCAAATCCACACTTGCGGACCATCCGGGCGAGTTCTTCATCGCACTCGGTCTCGCCCTGCAAGGCGTCGAACAGGCCGAGGTGCCGCTGAATCTAATCACAGCCGAAAAAGGAAGTGTTCTTGCGCGATTCAAAAGCGTCTTTGGCCGCAAGTCACCAGCCATGGTCTGGGGGCTCGATCTGGGCGACCATGCCCTGAAAGCCATCAAGCTGGTGCGGGACGAAAAGACCGGCCAACTGCACCTAGCTGCCTGTGAATATATTTCTCACGAGCGATCGCTGGGCGGTAGCGATGCGGATATGATTCGGGCCGAAGTGCAGGAGAAGACACTCGCTGATTTCGCCGGTCGTAACGACCTCAAGGGGTGCCAGGTGATTGCGGCAATCGCCGCCCAGCGGGTGCTCGGGCGGTTTTGCGAATTGCCTCCCCTGCCAGCCAAAAAAGTGGCCGCTGCAGTCGAGTTCGAAGCCAAGCATCAATTCCCCATTCCGCTCGACGAGTTGAAGTGGGCCTATTACGTGCTCGATGAAGCCGAAGGCAAAGCGGCGGACGAGGCTCCGCGGCGAATCATGATCGTCGCGGCCCGCAACTCGCACGTGCAAGAGCGATTGGCACTTTGCAAACGAGCCGGGATCGAAGTGTCGGTGCTGCAGAGCGAATGTGTCGCCCTTCATAATGCGATTCGCTTCGAGTTTGGCACACCTCCCGCAGCGGAAGAAAAAAAAGGAGACGCCAAAACCTCTTCCCAAAAGGCTCCGCCTGTCGTAAATCCCGCCAGCGTCGAAGAAGACGTGGCCCTTGCCATCGTCGA
Above is a window of Anatilimnocola aggregata DNA encoding:
- the pilM gene encoding pilus assembly protein PilM, which gives rise to MSVAAVDFDPYRDWLKVDDVAHPLNAYQLLRLAPLEADLSKIRVGYMRQLDALDAKGDHGDGALIDRLRGELQQAFDLLCDQDRKAVLDAQLRRRTNTSVPQPSAEAVATAGHTVQCRRCLKGNSPNRRFCGDCGQPLWEKCPQCAAEVSVAERFCGGCGANIRGELEQKERTFREQLSAAKQAADALQFDAAISRFRKLAAIDDIRFESLAREALAAVEETEQRRATLQVQIEESFRRAQQLISEHSYEQAISILSDVPAALRTRELEKLLERSKSVRQELLQLSGEIRQAMEQKEYTGLLLKIERLLSLKPGHTQAQGIANQLREHFYKQAKAKVATCRYADAVDILTQIPESFRTPETNTLEDSASELAALLNSVQNEPLAIGSLQGIADKLGKFAPQNQEVTKLRQRLADRLAKAPSQERMAAADWQPAPVKSAIGPPVDWLAHFTRVQSLDEKVKSTLADHPGEFFIALGLALQGVEQAEVPLNLITAEKGSVLARFKSVFGRKSPAMVWGLDLGDHALKAIKLVRDEKTGQLHLAACEYISHERSLGGSDADMIRAEVQEKTLADFAGRNDLKGCQVIAAIAAQRVLGRFCELPPLPAKKVAAAVEFEAKHQFPIPLDELKWAYYVLDEAEGKAADEAPRRIMIVAARNSHVQERLALCKRAGIEVSVLQSECVALHNAIRFEFGTPPAAEEKKGDAKTSSQKAPPVVNPASVEEDVALAIVDIGVSSTSVLVSSSRGLWFRTFGQAGNNFTNQLAKQLQVTHEQAEQLKRSPSKARRYHLFLAATQPQLVQLAGEIERSLASYHKQNSALDISRVYGIGGGFQTHGLLRQLRFGK